A window of the Pogona vitticeps strain Pit_001003342236 chromosome 4, PviZW2.1, whole genome shotgun sequence genome harbors these coding sequences:
- the CFAP144 gene encoding cilia- and flagella-associated protein 144 has product MAGTKGAPREPLDPVSWNKIFTETIQKELRCQRLHTKYAVNPLLKVHAPAGKPMSWHDNLEEPEDATFLKLIHHAALEPNKKYTEPQTESQEIGWCTTPLISTNRNDNRLYFPSRTTEISRYMAAAWRLKEMSRDKK; this is encoded by the exons ATGGCAGGGACCAAAGGGGCCCCTAGGGAACCTTTGGATCCGGTAAGCTGGAACAAGATCTTCACCGAGACGATCCAGAAGGAACTGCGGTGCCAGCGCTTACATACGAAGTACGCAGTGAACCCACTCCTGAAGG TTCATGCCCCAGCTGGAAAGCCTATGTCTTGGCATGATAACCTAGAGGAGCCCGAAGATG CTACTTTTCTGAAGCTTATTCATCATGCTGCACTTGAACCAAACAAAAAATACACAGAACCACAGACAGAAAGTCAAGAAATAGGATGGTGTACCACACCGTTG ATCAGTACCAACCGCAATGACAACAGGCTATACTTCCCAAGTCGGACTACCGAAATCAGCAGATATATGGCTGCTGCATGGCGTCTAAAGGAAATGTCTAGAGACAAGAAATAA